In the genome of Choristoneura fumiferana chromosome 21, NRCan_CFum_1, whole genome shotgun sequence, the window tataattttaagtaaattaaatagttgTTGATAGGATTGTCAAGCTTGACATTCAATGAAATTTCACTGCCGATGTGTACTTTAAGCACATGTCTGGAAGGTACGTACGTTTCAACAAAGTTACGCATGAGCCACGTCACTGCATTTACGGTGCGTTAGTGTATTTTAAACAGTGGTGTGGTCAAACCTCAACCAATCCTTATACTACCGTCATATTAATTACATATCTATACAATCGGTGGAAACGCACAACGTTAAGGCCGAGCTAAGTCAGAGCCATACTACGGAATACTTGCTAGAAGCAATTATCACAGTAGAGATTGGCCTTCCTCGGACCAAACGTTGTTATCTAGTTCTCAACTCTCCTGCCAGTAGTTATAGTTGCCAGTTGGGGGAGGTACAGGCATGGGGGGTCCATTAGGGGGCGGTACCGCTCCTGATCCATATGGCGACCCCTGTGGGGATCCATAACGAGGTCTGAACCACGGTCTACTCGTGTACTGGTACTGGTTATTCGCGTAAGCTGCCATATTCTGTCCTGTAGCGTTTGGGTAAGGATTTTGAGGGGTCTGAGTAGGAGGGAAAGCCACGTTAGGCATGTTTGGCAGATTGGCTGCAGGGTATGATTGATTGGGTGCTGGTGTTGTTGAAGGTGAATAATTTGTTTGGGCAGCTTGGGGCGTCGTCGCTGGCGCGTAGGTTTGCGCGGTGGATTGTGGGTTAGAACCATTTGCAGGCTGGTAAGTAGCTGGGGGCTGCGAAGTGGTCGTCTGGTTCACGTTGTAAGTAGGGGTTTGTGGGTTACTGCCGTTTGTGGTGTAACTTTGCTGTGTCTGTTGATTCGCTGCCGTGAACGTCACGGTTTGCGTCCCCGTGCCGTCGGTTGAAAAGCTCTGATTCTGAACTGTCGCGCCAGTTAATGTGTAACTGTCTTGTGATGATGACGTTATGTAATTCGTCTGGTTGGTAGTTCCGTTGCCTTCGTTTTCAGCGGGGGCTGTTGATTGGGCATTCCCGGTGTTCGCTGGAGGATTCGCGCTCTGATTGGGCGGAACTGTATATTGCACTGGGTTATTAGTCGGTACGGTTATGGCACCTGAATTCGTTTGCATCATGTACTGAGCCGGCATTCCGGCGTACTGCGAAGTGGGGGTTAGGTAGGTGGAGTTTTGGGGCATTATTTGGTGCACGGGTGGTTGGGTTTGTTGGTTGGTTATTGGTGAAGCCGGGGGAGGCGCTTGGACCAGCGGAATTGTCCCGGAGACATTTGTTAACTGCTGACTAGCTAGAGCTGCGTTCAACTGTTGTGCTGACAGCTGTGTGTTCAAATTGATCCCTGCCGGCATGTAATGGGAGTTCTGGGGTAGATTCATCTGCATCAGCGGCATGTTGTATTGGACGCCATTTGGCATGGTCAGCTGGTTTGGTTGCATAACGGTCACGTTTTGTCCAGATTGCAGCACTTGCTGCCCTATGAATCCTGGAGGTAGACCACTTTGCACTAAGTTTTGCTGGTTCGCGGGTATCATGTACACTTGGCTGTTAGGCTGGCCTATCATGGTGGGCATTTGGCTGATGTTCAGGGGATTCTGTAGCACAGTCATGCCGGGTGGAACCGTTATCATTTGAACGTTCTGCGTCGCGCTTTGTATCTTGTTGCCTGTTAAGTCTTGCTTGTCTTTACTCTGGATCTGTATGGCATTTCTGTCTATCTGTCGTATGAACATGCCGGTGCCGTCTTGCGTCACTCCGGATCCCGATACGCTGGAAAGAGAAGAGTTAAATTAAAGTGCGATACCGAAGAGAAGAGAATGCCATGGTTTTTATCATGTTAGTCTGAAAAGCACAAAACCCTTTGATGAAACTTGCAACAATAGCGTAATTTGTCACCGAGTTCCAAACAAAAAGGACCCAAAACGttggaaattaaaaagtacctGTAGTCTACACAAAgttttaagttataaaataatatatattgttCCAATTAGTTCGTATCAACTCGTGTGGCTGCTGTAATGTACGTCGAAGTTATTTAAGTTCTGgaaatggtacagtcaccagcaccaatatctgacacaacaagcgtgcataaatatctgatacgactctattactagggccggaaggacgtgtcagatatttttgcacgctccgctgtggtagatattaatgctggtgactgtaccagttaTGAATAGAAATCGCGAACACAAATTTCATAAAGATGAatttgggtcgatcaactttttcctgtcactcgttgctatagttacggtcttctgagtcactctttaaaactaaatttcgagtattaaaatttgccaaacatgcatttttgtgttaGTTTTAAGCCTCTTCTGCAATTGATCATCTAGAAAAAGcatgttatccatactaatattataaatgcgaaagtaactctgtctgtctgtctgtctgtctgtctgttacgctttcacgcaaaaaccgctgaaccgatttggatgaaatttggtacagagatagaatagaccatgggaaagaacataggctatcttttatcgcgataaaaaggctttaaggggttgaaatagggggtgaaagtttatatggtggaagttcgtcgctgttggaaataaaaccatgaaacttggcatttaggcacttaataagaaataagtcggtgtgttttagcttttttgaaaattcgacctgtgaggggatgaaataggggatgaaagctcatatggaaggtcgtcattatcgacgataaatcgatgtttctttatgaaacttggtatttgggcacgtgataagagataaataattgttcgagcgtttttttaaattctttttcttcttaaaaccggttaaaatcgacttgaactcgcgcgtcaagggttccgtgcataggtatttatgaatatcaagtgttagcagagccaagctcataagcaaaatgtacgcaatgtggggtcattttacatggcttattaacatagacagtcagacatgaaaaattatgattttcagatttttcttacttattttgctataaagggaataaaatttgctataagagcttccattatacaaaatttcaagtttctaggacagccgaaagtaccctataactttttttgagtttagggttttaatttcaactcgataaatactccgcacgtttacgggataaagggtcttgacagacagacagacggacggacagcaaagtcatcctataagagttccatttttttccttttgaggtacggaaccctaaaaaacatttgttccggctcttttcaaatttcgacatttttcatacctacttgaaaatatggggatgaaagttcgtaaggaattccaaacaaaattactataagtatagaaatatgtgtagcaatgcttagtaagaatgccgtcttaattataatcctactctcctaacttacaatacaggacgtaagatgtcaagagctcactatgaagaattagtccttttgtgttggcagggtagaatacttatgttttaccaaataatggaagaacaaaaaaaattagtttagatataaagcaatgtattaaaataggttattttcagtaaaccgtagaagtttctatgtgctattattggcagaataggtaccctaaataaattaaatactttccaaagttattattccacgcggacgaagtcgcgggcaaaagctagtagtgaCATATATacaatgtgacacaacatttcttctattaaactgtacttcttttgtcccctcgctgacgggacaaaATAACagcaagaaatagttgatccatCCATTTAAGGAATATTTTGAAAGCAATACCTGCaaacagggccggatttaggggagggAAAACGGGACAACAGCCCcggggcctccacaaaagaggggcccccacaatagagacatctggtttttttattttttcaaattccgaTGATTAAACACTAGTAACCAACTATATTTGTTCACTTCAATCAGGCAatcagtaaaatatcaaaatctcaaatgGCCCTCATTTTATTTCCTCCaaacctctaaatccggccctgcctGCAGAGAATTagcttaattataaaaaataaaacgcacGGTAACTAGCGGACTGAAGTATCTAAGTATTAATAACCAAACACACGGTTGGCTTTCTGTTTGAGCTCTCCTTGACAAAGGACCACAGATTGGGTTGAAACATGTAGGTATCATACTTTGGCTATTAACACAAGAGTAAcccgtgtattttattttgataagtaTGCCTGTCTCAaggtagttttaattaaaagatAATTTCCTTACTTTGTCTGTTGCCCCGAAGACACGTGTATTATAGTTCCGTGGGCTGGATTGATTTTCATCCCCATGCTAACCACAGTGTTGTCTCTAGCTACAAAAAGAACAAGCTATTTTAACCTTAAAATCAATACGCCATGCTTCATTACGCAAAATGCCGCTACGCTATCCACAGGTGTTCTCTTGGGCTGCGGTtagttaaaaacaataaattagatAGAAAAAATCAGCTGACGCCAAAAATTAGCTGATGCTCCTTCCGCAAATCTGTGGACAAATATATTATTCAACTTCCCGTCCGCCATCTATTTGCTGTAAAatcttatctaaaaactaaacgCATGCTTTTGTCGCATCCACTTTTTTGATCGACCATAAtaccaccagcaccaatatctgacagagCTAGAGCAGAGAGACTAATAAGCCGggtaggacgtgtcaggtaTATTTGTAagctccgctatggcagatattaatgcgggTGACTGTACTCTTCGCTTTGCTCATTCACGCATTTTACGCTTGGCACAACTGTGTATTGATGTTAAATCCAGCAGACTGAAACAGCaaggttactacgaaattcgaaaatcgaagtatcgtaccgtcccgccgacagttatattatttaacacgagagtgagagagacggtacgatacgaacttcggttttcgaatttcgtagtagcccttcagatTTCTGCTCAACGcgtcgcaatcgcattcacaaTCTCTTTCTGCAGCCTTTTTTAACGTTTTGACGACCAGAAATAGAGATAATAGTGAGACAGCTCAGATGACTACCTGAAAAAGTATTGTATCCTATACTagaattaataacaatttgaTCACGAATGACAAAAGGGTATAAAGTtactaatgttattttttaaaaatacagtaCTTCCTTGCGAGTGATTGATACCAACATTTCTTTCCcccacaaaataaaatgaaattacgCGATTTAAAATTTAACCACGTATAATTGTAAATTTAAGTATTTCAACGGCAATACATATAgttctgtatttatttttctttacatttaccaccacatatttaatgaaactttTTTGTCTGTTACCACCGAGAAATGTCAGGATTCCggaattattaattaaagtatAGCAcgcttttaaaagtaaataaacgcAAAACAGGAAGACATTagcttaaaaaaagtaaaaaaattgacagGTAACATTGAACATTCTGGATAGAGTCGACAGCCTGAGCGAAGGTCACACAAACAACAACCTGGATGCTCAATAtcgaaaaatactaaaaagttttttgagcGAATTGCAGCGCTGCTAATTTTAAAGTTTACGTACagccaaagaaactgaatcgcttaCCTTTGTGCtgctgatgtcatattgacataccatacatctgccaagagtttcctcgattgtaccatcagccaaatatgtggtctaccaccctaaagttgagaatcgtttgcatgtcataaaacaataatgccaatagacgtgtctgtcaacttgaaagttcgactttagcgacatatttatttgataagaacttgtttaaaaattgatggaccacttatttggctgatggtacataccaAGGTCGAAATTTTTCAAGGTGCATGTCACATTGACATGGCATAGTACATCCTATCAAAGAAATCATCCGGAATTGTATTGTACAAAAGTTCCACCTTGAttcgcgattcagtttcttcaacAAGGTGTGCCATGGCTATTCTCGTTAATAATTCTGGATTCACAGCAGTAAGCTACATGACAAGAGCAAGAGATCTTCATAAATAAAAGTCCTTTGTTCGGGCGCTGGTTAATTCCAAATCAAAGAGAACCGATTTGACACCAGTTTCGCAGTCGTCCTAACATACATGCAAAACGCATGTGCCGAAAACTGAAGCTCTGGACTCTGGAGATCTCGAAGAAATGGCTGAAGAGTTAATCAAGAGTTGCTTTCTTGAAAATGATGGCGCTGACGCTTCCAGGCgagactaaataaaaaataacgctGCCGGAAACAAACCTACGCATCGCTTCAAGACAAATAAACGCCAAAGTAGGAATGATTTACGCAACAAGCTAATGAAATAAGCAAAGAacgttcatcatcatatcagcaatAGGACATCCATTGTTgtcttagagcaacgcgggcttcctaccgtaAGGGAGTTTCAGGGGGAGTTTCAGGGACCTTTAAAATAggtctggcgtttgttgcggggggaaatgtgcacactagtgcagttccgcacacttacatgcaaaaacaaaactgtcaactgactgtaatgacgacgttaacacataaataacccAATACTGATGACTCAAAACTCGCACATTGACAGTAAAATtaagttgttcatcggcgaaaagtcggttatcgcttgaccgatccgaaatttgtacggattagcggactcgatgttggtaaacgaatccgacaataatgtacgactttgttgtttaaatgtaattaaatagcaaacaccatctttttgcaagcttgatgtctctgagatctctttttacagtagaaaactgaacaattcagcatttttagcactgcagcgttcactcgcgcgactcgattcggtctagctagtttgaaatccgagcgcgccttgttttataaaattcgtatgcccagttgggcttgtactttgacagaggggaacgcggcgaatggctactcccttccgtaggaagcccgcgttgctctaagattgttggacgtaggcctccccatagacctccagtagcTGCATCTAACGTGaccctgcggctttaaccaggtcatgaGTTCGGAAAGAACGTTAATGACAAGGAACCAAGGGTTTCGCCCGCTAATTATTGAAACAGGGTCGGACAAGTtgggtatccgttcatttcgccaCTAACGTTTGGAACGTGAttaatttcgcaaactctaaaactgtgaCTATTTCAGGATTTTAGGGCCGTCGTGTAGAAccttttaggttagtttagattcgttttataaaatcctgaaatattagAACTATAACAGATATTTGTTACAATATAATTAGAATTataacagtttcagaaatattaaacagttgcgaaatgaataaggttgccaaacgttagttgcgaaaaaTTAGTGAACCGACAAGTTGATATATGGATGATCGGGACTTGTGGCCTAATGAAACATGAAACCGCCGCTAGAGAAAGAGATGGTATAAAAAGACGAagcataatgttttatttaataccatAAACCGGAGGCAAATCATGGGCcgggaaaaaaaaaaacagtcagcgACCAATTGAAAGTAAACAACATGCAAGCTGTTCCAGTATCAGATACCAACAGTTCCAGACAGGAAAATTCCGCTCAATTTCTACAACCTGTGAAAGAAGATTCTTATTCATAATACGTGATTCAAAGTTGTTAAAATGGTTTCATGCAAAATAAAGTAACACCGCAGCCGCTGAAATGCAAGAAATATTTTTCGACGCTCCACACTCGTATGTTGAAGGCTACGAAGGAAatgcttaaattaaaaaaaggttttttttaaatctgctgAAGAGTCCTCTGCTGGGCCAATGACTTCCAAACACTAAATTAGTAGACAACTAAatctaaaagtaaaataaaaaataaaacaaatataattacgCCATTATGGTTAGTTACGCAAATCTTTTAACGTTAACATTAGTCAAGCAgaagcaaataaattataagttttttttaataacattaaaaattatactacataaaacaacaacaacgCTACGCCAATTGCAACGTTACTcgtaaggtaacggcgcctattaccgtggtacttaaggaagttttcaaatgagtcccaaaaattaagggtatcaaagctccttaacaaacgagaacattttttttatttaagagcgtttattgaactttcagtgtcttaactttttgggctcgttttagttattagtatttgataaaataattattgaaatcaaaatacccaaatcttctattaccgtggtaatggacaggctgtgattctattaccgcgaattgagcttctattaccgagggtataaaaaaacggcaattttctaccatcggtaaaaggaacccgacacatgttttggaacttaataccgagggattaaaaaaaggtaatggctttggttctgtataatatattgtacactaaatatttattgagaaaatttaaataaaaaactaaagtatgattcgaatagtgtatccagcccattgtattttattatggttATGCCACCAGTCATAGTTTcatgtatgcatgctgagtaaaagtcacaactttatcaaaaaaatctgcacttacggtaccctaaatgtgaattattttaacagaaaaataaaatgtcactcggtaataggtacttctttaagaaccctattaccgacccaaagacaattgaatgggtcggtaatagattcccatacattctattaccgagggttatgcgatcataccatcgttaattggcttaatttggagtattgtaaaatctaattccgacttataaaaactataggatagagttgtgtttgaattacaaatcaaatatacttattacatccttaGCATATAACCAAAgttacataactggtaagtaaatataaaatttcatcgcaatatttaaacaacttgccaaaataacggtttctatagaaactacaaattcagtattgaagtttttgttaaaaattaagagtttgttaatacttttcataccacggaaatagtttttataaaagcgtgaatagatcaagattggaataactgtaacaaattatataaacgataatttataccaaaaataaagcttgaagaaccaaaaccaccactttaactattaccgtgatataccacggtattacaatcaacagttaaaaatggcgcctatcgccgctgtattttattttccattttaatcgtatttccgggctaaaaaatatacaaaaagtattcagaactcgtacaaaaaactataaaaagccatttaaaaaccataacattagttcaatttccataaatattttgtaaaacactaaataagattcgagtctgcttgtatgtggtgtcacgcgttagtatggcaaatcctcttccgtcggtgccatttcggaaaatcacgaattgcgagatctttgattcattcacatacactagcgctcatagatccgtgagtcgacttaagcttttatcttgtaaaatatattttttaagaaatctatcggttttattataaaatgcgtattttaaattgccgcggtgatggccgtcgatttcgatacccccggtaataggcgccgttaccttaactAGAATTTCGCCACTaatcttaaattattaaatgaaattaaacaacAGCGTTTAACATTTTATACCGAAAGCATTATCATGTGATGTGATTTCCATTTCCATTTCAAGGTTAAATGAAAGTAAAGTACGATGaaattttgaaatcggttaataAAAAGACGTGAATATTGCCTTTCTTCTAGAGCGCTGTAACACAgctttaattttgtaactaagtaGCTTCATTTGCCTTTGTCTATCAGTGTTACAAGAGAGCAGCTATTTTAACATGCTGGTTGTTTGCCGAAATTTAGGTGTCAGTCTTCTCCCATCTCTATTGAAATGACACGGAATCAGCTTTAGCCGATTTAATAACGCTATAACTAAGCGCGAAAAtgacgtcgatcggctcggccgacgggAAACGTCGTATCGCGAACTTTTTGATCAGCTAAAGAAAAGGTGTGCGGGGAGACCCTTAGTCTGCGAAACTATTGAATCGGTTCGGAATTCTGGTTTAGTTTAGCGAAGAAATAGCATTATAGTGAGAGAAAGAACTACGGTTTCGGCCAAAACGTTTAATTACGGCGTTCGTGAATTGTCGCAAGTTTTTTGACTAACTTAGGGTGAGTTCATAGTTTGAGgcatcaaaaaatatatacatataataaataaataagtattattattttacatcaactttaataataaatttcatataGCACGACGAATCAAGTGCTTCTATAATACATGTCTAAATAAGTTTCGGTTTCCGCCTACACTATGGCCGAGGTGAAAGATTCGGTTTTGATTTAGACTGTAAATTCTATTGCCATTAGACAATAATAAATACGAAGTAGACAATATTGACGCAAATTTATTCGCTTATTAATCAATTGAGGCTAGTTAATTACATCAATtagatataaaaagaaaacgcTATTGCCACAACATCAAATCGTCAATATACCTGCGGCCGCCGTCCAAGAGCGGGAGTCTCTCGTCGAACTTTTGTCCTGGCTTACATGTGACCTGCGCGTTACATAACACTTTCAATACACATaaattcaatacaaaaacacatGCAAACCCCCAAAAAAAGTCCATCCAAAAATCGTGTTTTAAAGTGCTTCTGAAGAATTTAATCAGGCGCCCAACCTCTTTTTAGACGCATCTGCAGTCTTTTGCTTTTCGGAGGCTAAAGCTGGACAGGAGTGGAATTTGGAAACAGTTTTCATTCCCTGACCGGAACGGAAGAAATAATTCAAGCAATTTTCCCAAGATCTGGCAACTCTTGGATTTTTGTGGCGTTGTCCGCTGCCGTCGTTGTATGTTTTAGTGATATTTGTAGAAATAACATTTGAAGCATTAATTTATTAACGGCAATTCAGACGTCAGATAGATCaaacaagtaaaataattttaagtaatcTGCGACATTTTCcacaatttttcttttctttataaaCAATTCATATAGGATATATCGTAGTTAATTCTGCAAATATATGTTTACCAAAGACATAAAATGAGACAACGAATGGCTTAATACTCATTCAAcattaaattgcaaatttttagGTCTTCCGTAACatctgaaaaataatattattcgaATCAAATTGttcattattgtatttatttcagaACTTACCCTGCAGGAGCAATAGGTCTCAATTGCAGTTGGCTCGGAGTACCATCGGATAGTCTTTTCTGACCGCGACTTTCTTGGCCTATATTTTTCGTTGGCGTGGATGCATTCTGAAAATGTTTTAGAATCTTAAAggttttatttactcaattatTCACATTTATCACTTTACTGAGAAGGTTACTGTCATTTTAATATTAACTGTTAATGAAGTTTGaaattaaacactttttttcttttttttttaagttcccaatccgcactgggccgcgtgggaactatggcccaagccctcttgtgcccagcagtgggacgtatataggctgggatgatgaagtttGAAATTAAACACATCGCAGTAATCACCAAAGCGACGCCtgataacataatttattttcaaaccacatttttttttatttacattgcatCGTCTCGCTTGAAATAatcaaaaacatatttatagTTAAAGGTCACATTTGTTTTGATAGATATCGTAATAAGCGTCCATTCCATTCTCACTCGCTTGTTTGTTACAAAAGATAGGTAATTGTATCTATTTCcgccaaaaaaaaacctagcatGCTAAGCACTAGCCTAGCACTCTGATCAGAGTTAAGGGTGCAATGGCTTAAGAAAGTACAGTCCATAGCAGGTAAGTGTAAACGCTGACCGTTTATTTCTGCGCATGTCACAGTCCAAGAACACAGTATGGCCATAAGTAACCTTCTCAGTCGTATTAATGCTAGTGTGGCGTGGCGGTGATAACAGCGTGAAAATACAGCTAAAGAACGACCACCAACGATTTAGgggttaataaattaatctaaaACAGTGAGAGACGACTAGTGATGCGACACAGAGAACAAGCAAACCTATAACctagaaagaaaaataattagtgAAAGAAAACCTATGAACCATGGCAAATAACCTTA includes:
- the LOC141439875 gene encoding uncharacterized protein isoform X2; amino-acid sequence: MSGGLIEKVYIGLDNAPAAFDIKGRILGPNGTNIEYIRSETGVLAVLKSEKFEPLHLALHHTRSEALAAARSLALNLIETIRAELAQWSAAQAGGPPPPLNVPPPTLTTTTAPPPVPPPVATVALSTPTTLTSPAHQSVIPPVVSVASATTPLMTVRQPTVLQLLQPQQQYVLNQENGQLIPIVQPGVQVSNANFSHLPIAQHLGHLQQHNFGGTQIVDLSSMQPVNVTQLRLSGVPSSMSMILPNGYSFPQASLTSSDTTTVSSATATPVVCAAQGTNSCQKILYSTDKGDKDVKYHIQGADTVQWAMPGSQTMLIPYQQLQDLTANQGLQNLQPQQYVSIAPAGGLPQTSLPLSAAQFQQLQATGTIMQLNQKNASTPTKNIGQESRGQKRLSDGTPSQLQLRPIAPAGSHVSQDKSSTRDSRSWTAAAARDNTVVSMGMKINPAHGTIIHVSSGQQTNVSGSGVTQDGTGMFIRQIDRNAIQIQSKDKQDLTGNKIQSATQNVQMITVPPGMTVLQNPLNISQMPTMIGQPNSQVYMIPANQQNLVQSGLPPGFIGQQVLQSGQNVTVMQPNQLTMPNGVQYNMPLMQMNLPQNSHYMPAGINLNTQLSAQQLNAALASQQLTNVSGTIPLVQAPPPASPITNQQTQPPVHQIMPQNSTYLTPTSQYAGMPAQYMMQTNSGAITVPTNNPVQYTVPPNQSANPPANTGNAQSTAPAENEGNGTTNQTNYITSSSQDSYTLTGATVQNQSFSTDGTGTQTVTFTAANQQTQQSYTTNGSNPQTPTYNVNQTTTSQPPATYQPANGSNPQSTAQTYAPATTPQAAQTNYSPSTTPAPNQSYPAANLPNMPNVAFPPTQTPQNPYPNATGQNMAAYANNQYQYTSRPWFRPRYGSPQGSPYGSGAVPPPNGPPMPVPPPTGNYNYWQES
- the LOC141439875 gene encoding uncharacterized protein isoform X1, translating into MSGGLIEKVYIGLDNAPAAFDIKGRILGPNGTNIEYIRSETGVLAVLKSEKFEPLHLALHHTRSEALAAARSLALNLIETIRAELAQWSAAQAGGPPPPLNVPPPTLTTTTAPPPVPPPVATVALSTPTTLTSPAHQSVIPPVVSVASATTPLMTVRQPTVLQLLQPQQQYVLNQENGQLIPIVQPGVQVSNANFSHLPIAQHLGHLQQHNFGGTQIVDLSSMQPVNVTQLRLSGVPSSMSMILPNGYSFPQASLTSSDTTTVSSATATPVVCAAQGTNSCQKILYSTDKGDKDVKYHIQGADTVQWAMPGSQTMLIPYQQLQDLTANQGLQNLQPQQYVSIAPAGGLPQTSLPLSAAQFQQLQATGTIMQLNQKPIVSSGSLINIISTGQASAPQVLSNASTPTKNIGQESRGQKRLSDGTPSQLQLRPIAPAGSHVSQDKSSTRDSRSWTAAAARDNTVVSMGMKINPAHGTIIHVSSGQQTNVSGSGVTQDGTGMFIRQIDRNAIQIQSKDKQDLTGNKIQSATQNVQMITVPPGMTVLQNPLNISQMPTMIGQPNSQVYMIPANQQNLVQSGLPPGFIGQQVLQSGQNVTVMQPNQLTMPNGVQYNMPLMQMNLPQNSHYMPAGINLNTQLSAQQLNAALASQQLTNVSGTIPLVQAPPPASPITNQQTQPPVHQIMPQNSTYLTPTSQYAGMPAQYMMQTNSGAITVPTNNPVQYTVPPNQSANPPANTGNAQSTAPAENEGNGTTNQTNYITSSSQDSYTLTGATVQNQSFSTDGTGTQTVTFTAANQQTQQSYTTNGSNPQTPTYNVNQTTTSQPPATYQPANGSNPQSTAQTYAPATTPQAAQTNYSPSTTPAPNQSYPAANLPNMPNVAFPPTQTPQNPYPNATGQNMAAYANNQYQYTSRPWFRPRYGSPQGSPYGSGAVPPPNGPPMPVPPPTGNYNYWQES